From one Candidatus Parcubacteria bacterium genomic stretch:
- the rodA gene encoding rod shape-determining protein RodA — protein MGRVLGEYFQALRASVDWVLFAALVPILGAGLLTMNSFEGENYFFEKQFILLGLALLVFFFVAGIDVRFLRRTGVLVFLYLATIGTLLALFAVGSVFKGAQSWFNLGLFAVQPSDPAKLILVLVLAKYFSRRHIEIANFRHILISGLYAGLLFGLVFIQPDFGQALIIGSVWFGMVLVSGISKKHLFLVLGGAAVAAVCLWFFVLAPYQQQRVKTFLHPLADIRGAGYNAYQSTIAVGSGELWGKGIGYGTQSKLQFLPEYQTDFIFAAFAEEWGFLGVLVLFLLYGIVIFRLVRSALYGATNFETLFAAGLAVILLSHFLIHVGMNIGLLPVTGVTMPFMSYGGSHLITTFLGLGLLMSMRRYSRGMHREDASREFLGI, from the coding sequence ATGGGACGCGTGCTCGGGGAATACTTCCAGGCGCTGCGCGCTTCGGTGGACTGGGTGCTCTTTGCTGCGCTCGTGCCGATACTCGGCGCAGGGCTTCTCACCATGAACTCCTTCGAGGGGGAGAATTACTTCTTCGAGAAGCAGTTCATTCTCCTTGGTCTAGCGCTTCTCGTATTCTTTTTCGTAGCAGGGATAGACGTGCGGTTCCTACGGCGTACGGGGGTCCTCGTCTTCCTATACCTCGCGACCATCGGCACTCTCCTCGCGCTCTTCGCAGTAGGGTCAGTATTCAAAGGAGCACAGAGCTGGTTCAACCTGGGGCTCTTCGCGGTGCAGCCGTCCGACCCCGCCAAGCTCATCCTGGTGTTGGTTCTCGCCAAGTACTTTTCGCGACGGCATATCGAGATCGCGAACTTTCGCCATATCCTCATCTCCGGCCTCTACGCAGGCCTTCTCTTCGGGCTCGTATTCATACAGCCTGACTTCGGTCAGGCGCTCATCATCGGCTCGGTGTGGTTCGGGATGGTGCTCGTTTCCGGCATCTCAAAAAAACACCTGTTCCTGGTGCTCGGAGGGGCTGCGGTAGCAGCCGTCTGTCTCTGGTTCTTCGTGCTCGCGCCGTATCAGCAGCAGCGCGTGAAGACTTTTCTCCATCCGCTCGCGGACATTCGCGGCGCGGGCTACAACGCGTATCAATCCACCATCGCGGTAGGCTCCGGAGAGCTGTGGGGCAAGGGTATCGGCTACGGCACTCAGTCCAAGCTCCAATTCCTGCCGGAGTATCAGACTGACTTCATCTTCGCCGCTTTTGCGGAGGAATGGGGCTTCCTCGGAGTGCTCGTACTTTTTCTTCTCTACGGTATCGTCATCTTCCGCCTGGTGCGCTCTGCACTCTACGGGGCTACTAATTTTGAAACACTCTTTGCGGCGGGGCTCGCGGTGATCCTGCTCTCGCACTTCCTCATCCATGTCGGTATGAATATCGGGCTGCTTCCGGTGACGGGTGTGACTATGCCGTTCATGAGCTACGGCGGCTCTCATCTCATCACTACCTTTCTCGGGTTAGGTCTCCTCATGAGTATGCGGCGCTACTCCCGCGGGATGCATCGTGAGGACGCCAGCAGGGAATTCCTGGGGATCTAG
- the rplL gene encoding 50S ribosomal protein L7/L12, producing the protein MDENTQVEVPAKFKSFVDSIEALSVLDLHELVKLLEKRFGVSAAAVAVAAAPGAGASAAEEKSSFDVELKEAGANKIAVIKVVKEALALGLKEAKDLVDAAPSKLKQGLKKEEAEALKKKIEEAGGKVELK; encoded by the coding sequence ATGGACGAAAACACTCAGGTAGAAGTACCGGCGAAGTTCAAGTCGTTCGTGGATTCCATCGAGGCGCTCAGTGTGCTCGACCTCCATGAACTCGTGAAGCTTCTCGAGAAGCGCTTCGGTGTCTCTGCAGCTGCGGTCGCAGTTGCGGCAGCCCCGGGTGCCGGAGCATCGGCGGCCGAAGAGAAGTCCTCTTTCGATGTCGAGCTCAAGGAAGCAGGTGCCAACAAGATCGCCGTCATCAAGGTGGTCAAGGAGGCCCTCGCTCTCGGCCTCAAGGAAGCCAAGGATCTCGTGGATGCCGCTCCTTCCAAGCTCAAGCAAGGCTTGAAGAAGGAAGAGGCAGAAGCTCTCAAGAAGAAGATCGAAGAGGCAGGCGGCAAGGTGGAGCTGAAATAA
- the rplJ gene encoding 50S ribosomal protein L10 — protein MAISKKDKQGIMEKAEKALTGISSAVFVNFHGLNVANTTALRKELRSKGVGYFVAKKTLLRRVLEKLGFEGSVPELPGEIAIAYSTEDLMAPAREVYSFEKKLKDNVSIVGGIFEGTYAEREKMVSIASIPSMPVLYGQLLNLINSPIQGLVLALSAIAESKGTAAPAAPEAVAPAAEAAPASEPSGEVATV, from the coding sequence ATGGCAATCAGCAAGAAAGACAAGCAGGGAATAATGGAGAAGGCGGAGAAAGCCCTCACCGGCATCTCTTCTGCGGTCTTCGTGAATTTCCACGGGCTCAATGTCGCCAACACGACAGCCCTCCGCAAGGAACTCCGCTCCAAGGGCGTGGGCTACTTCGTGGCTAAGAAGACCCTTCTCCGTCGCGTGCTGGAGAAGCTCGGCTTCGAGGGCTCCGTACCGGAGCTTCCAGGCGAGATCGCGATTGCGTACAGCACAGAGGACCTTATGGCTCCTGCGCGCGAAGTCTACAGCTTCGAGAAGAAGCTGAAGGACAACGTCTCTATCGTCGGTGGTATCTTCGAAGGTACTTACGCCGAGCGCGAAAAGATGGTTTCGATCGCATCCATTCCGTCCATGCCGGTGCTCTATGGCCAGCTGTTGAATCTCATCAACTCGCCGATCCAGGGCCTCGTATTGGCGCTGAGTGCAATCGCGGAATCAAAGGGTACTGCGGCTCCCGCAGCTCCCGAAGCAGTCGCTCCTGCGGCAGAAGCAGCTCCGGCTTCGGAGCCTTCAGGCGAAGTAGCTACGGTCTAA
- a CDS encoding tetratricopeptide repeat protein, with protein sequence MQKNILIVVGAAVLIGVAGFGVWKWQSLSSDTPASGATTTPESNFPVSASTSAPVTITPLPVPSESGSGLPPHPFINREISVPASFTVQEKAIVLADIEAVRVRLRNNPKDLNAWIDLGIRYKTINDYEAAREAWEYVSLMSPTNIVSYNNIGNLYHYELKDYVRAEMNLKQAVHNDPQYLLSYLNLHDLYRLSYQQNTTKAADILQQGIKQNPKAVDLMVALATYYRSKGNLADARTYYQQAIVVATELKNDALVITLKAELKAIE encoded by the coding sequence ATGCAGAAAAATATCCTGATAGTTGTCGGTGCAGCAGTACTCATAGGAGTAGCAGGTTTCGGTGTTTGGAAATGGCAGAGTCTTTCTTCTGATACTCCCGCTTCTGGCGCTACTACCACCCCCGAATCTAATTTCCCGGTCAGTGCTTCCACGAGCGCGCCAGTAACCATCACTCCGCTTCCGGTGCCTTCTGAGTCTGGCTCTGGTCTTCCTCCTCATCCGTTCATCAACCGGGAGATCTCTGTTCCTGCGAGCTTCACGGTCCAGGAGAAGGCTATCGTCTTGGCAGATATTGAAGCTGTCCGTGTCCGACTCCGTAATAACCCGAAGGACCTCAATGCTTGGATCGACCTCGGCATCCGGTACAAGACGATTAATGACTACGAGGCGGCGCGCGAAGCCTGGGAGTATGTCTCGCTTATGAGTCCGACCAACATCGTCTCCTACAACAACATCGGCAATCTCTATCACTACGAGCTCAAGGATTACGTGCGCGCGGAGATGAACTTAAAGCAGGCTGTTCATAATGATCCTCAGTACTTGCTTTCCTACCTCAACCTCCACGATCTTTACCGTCTCTCTTATCAGCAGAACACCACTAAGGCGGCTGATATCCTGCAGCAGGGGATAAAGCAGAACCCTAAAGCGGTTGACCTCATGGTGGCGCTTGCGACCTACTATCGCAGTAAGGGCAATCTCGCTGATGCACGCACTTACTATCAGCAGGCGATCGTGGTGGCCACAGAGCTTAAGAATGACGCTCTAGTGATCACTCTCAAGGCCGAACTCAAAGCTATCGAGTAG
- a CDS encoding peptidoglycan-binding protein codes for MALKSKTAKVVAGFVGFAMALSFVVAPSSANAATAEELQAQIASLLAMISQLQGQLNTGGSTAGTGYNFTTNLQLGSKGEAVKQLQIALNRDAATRVALSGAGSPGMETTTFGPATRAAVMKLQAKYGISTTGTVGPLTRAKLNSLVVVTTPTTPTTPTTPTTPAGTGLSISAATQPAASLAPENASRVPFTKVVLTASNDGDVTVNSLVVERGGLAQNAVFDGIVLLDENGTQIGIAKTLNSNNQATVGEPFVVKKGTSKTVTVAGNMASTLDSYAGQVAMLSVVAVNTSATVSGSLPIAGAGHTINASLTIGTITNAVSSFDPNTSASKEIGTTGYKFAGVRVTAGSAEKLRLWSVRWNQAGSASLTTDLANIKVFVDGTSYDTMVSADGKYVTASFGSGLVIDKGLSKDIYIQGDIVGGNAAGRTVRFDIANRTDVYATGETYGYGVTPPAGASSASDSTSEFTAGTPWFHGSLVTVTGGTATTIAKATSVASQNIAVNVPNQVLGGYETDIKGEAITVQSSTFYFTTSGAASSALLTNVTLVDSNGAVVAGPVDATAVGGTNQKVVFSDTITYPVGKQTYTLKGKVPTGVASNSTYIASTTPSDNWTTVRGQTTGNSITLSNGQFAMNTMTVKGAALAITISSDPAAQTIVPGGQSRIFTNVQLDATQSGEDVRFSSIPLTLTLGGSAVATSLSSCQLYDGTTALNSSNVVNPSASGSATYTFDQSLVVSKGTIKTLTLKCNVSASAVTNNTFSWGIASSPSITVTGVTSSADVSETVTAATGQTQTIGAGSFTVTKDSSSPSYQIAAGGTSGVTAGVLRFAGTNEAVDITRVALQLSGVAASSTPSHLTKVSLWDGSTKVGEATFTGENRTATSTLTQSFRVPKDSTKLITVKVDLSTVGTGQNATSSGHLVKVDYDGNDSTGTQGTGVESGTTLNTGSSSDSDVDGIRVMKSYPVFARLSIPNSVLSTQSGMDLYRFSVTSTGQAGSDGVSIYKFTVNVSTSSTPSGTSSTTVTNLKIMAYTDSSFSSAVSGFTTSGQVNTTIAGLVSSGANDVLVTGASSGYFRIPTGSTYYFKVQGDVTLTGGVTSGQVITKIDGDAAYPSLAALMDDAVAIDADGNDDFVWSPNSTTTSATTGNDWTNGYFVSGLPSDNMDSVTISK; via the coding sequence ATGGCATTAAAATCGAAAACTGCGAAAGTAGTCGCCGGTTTTGTGGGCTTCGCAATGGCCCTGTCCTTCGTAGTTGCGCCGTCGTCTGCAAACGCGGCCACTGCTGAAGAGCTTCAGGCGCAGATTGCCAGCCTCTTGGCGATGATTTCCCAGCTTCAGGGTCAGCTCAACACGGGCGGCTCTACTGCTGGCACGGGCTACAACTTCACTACTAACCTTCAGCTCGGCTCGAAGGGCGAGGCAGTGAAGCAGCTCCAGATAGCTCTCAACAGGGATGCAGCGACTCGCGTCGCTCTCTCAGGTGCAGGTTCTCCTGGCATGGAAACCACCACTTTCGGTCCGGCTACCCGGGCTGCAGTGATGAAGCTCCAGGCTAAGTACGGAATCTCCACTACGGGTACTGTCGGTCCGCTCACCCGCGCCAAGCTCAACTCCTTGGTCGTGGTGACGACTCCGACCACCCCTACTACCCCTACCACTCCCACCACTCCTGCCGGTACGGGTCTCTCGATCTCTGCGGCAACTCAGCCTGCGGCTTCCTTGGCTCCTGAGAACGCTTCTCGCGTTCCCTTCACCAAGGTCGTCCTCACCGCGTCTAACGATGGTGATGTGACGGTCAACAGCCTTGTGGTTGAGCGCGGCGGTCTCGCTCAGAACGCCGTCTTCGACGGTATCGTCCTCCTCGATGAGAACGGTACTCAGATCGGCATCGCAAAGACTCTCAACTCGAACAACCAGGCTACTGTAGGCGAGCCGTTCGTCGTCAAGAAGGGAACTTCTAAGACGGTGACTGTCGCTGGTAACATGGCTTCGACGCTTGACTCCTACGCTGGTCAGGTAGCAATGCTCTCGGTCGTCGCAGTGAACACCTCTGCTACGGTCTCTGGCTCGCTCCCGATCGCCGGCGCAGGTCACACCATCAACGCGTCTCTCACAATCGGTACTATCACCAACGCTGTCTCTTCGTTTGACCCGAACACTTCGGCAAGCAAGGAGATCGGCACCACTGGCTACAAGTTTGCCGGCGTCCGCGTCACCGCGGGTTCTGCCGAGAAGCTCCGCCTCTGGTCCGTTCGTTGGAACCAGGCCGGTTCTGCTTCTCTCACGACTGACCTCGCTAACATCAAGGTCTTCGTAGATGGCACGAGCTACGACACCATGGTTTCTGCAGATGGTAAGTATGTCACTGCTTCCTTCGGCTCCGGTCTCGTCATCGACAAGGGTCTCTCCAAGGATATCTACATCCAGGGTGACATCGTCGGTGGCAACGCTGCTGGCCGCACGGTCCGCTTCGACATCGCAAACCGCACTGACGTCTACGCAACTGGCGAGACCTACGGTTACGGCGTGACTCCTCCGGCTGGCGCAAGCTCTGCTTCCGACAGCACGTCTGAGTTCACCGCTGGTACCCCTTGGTTCCACGGTTCTCTCGTGACCGTCACTGGCGGTACTGCAACCACGATCGCCAAGGCCACCTCTGTCGCTTCTCAGAACATCGCTGTCAACGTGCCTAACCAGGTACTCGGCGGCTATGAGACCGACATCAAGGGCGAGGCGATCACTGTCCAGTCTTCTACCTTCTACTTCACCACTTCCGGTGCAGCTTCTTCTGCTCTCCTCACGAACGTTACCCTCGTTGACTCGAACGGTGCGGTCGTCGCAGGTCCGGTAGATGCAACTGCCGTAGGCGGTACGAACCAGAAGGTTGTCTTCTCGGACACCATCACCTACCCGGTTGGCAAGCAGACCTACACCCTCAAGGGTAAGGTCCCGACTGGTGTTGCCTCTAACTCGACCTACATCGCGTCCACTACTCCTTCGGACAACTGGACGACGGTTCGCGGTCAGACTACTGGTAACAGCATCACTCTCTCGAACGGTCAGTTCGCGATGAACACCATGACGGTCAAGGGCGCAGCTCTTGCCATCACGATCTCGTCCGATCCGGCTGCTCAGACCATCGTTCCTGGTGGACAGTCTCGTATCTTCACGAACGTCCAGCTTGACGCGACTCAGTCTGGCGAGGATGTGCGCTTCTCTTCGATCCCGCTTACGCTCACGCTCGGCGGATCGGCTGTAGCCACCTCTCTCTCGTCTTGTCAGCTTTACGACGGCACCACCGCGCTCAACAGCTCGAACGTGGTCAATCCGTCGGCTTCTGGCTCTGCGACTTACACCTTCGACCAGTCCCTCGTGGTTTCGAAGGGCACGATCAAGACTCTTACGCTTAAGTGTAACGTCTCGGCTTCTGCTGTGACGAACAACACCTTCTCGTGGGGTATCGCATCGTCTCCTTCCATCACGGTCACTGGCGTAACGTCCTCTGCTGACGTCTCTGAGACTGTCACGGCTGCTACCGGTCAGACTCAGACCATCGGCGCAGGTTCGTTCACTGTTACCAAGGATTCTTCTAGCCCGTCTTACCAGATCGCGGCTGGCGGAACTTCCGGTGTCACTGCAGGCGTACTCCGCTTCGCAGGCACCAACGAAGCTGTAGACATCACTCGTGTTGCTCTCCAGCTCTCGGGCGTAGCCGCTTCGAGCACCCCGTCTCACCTTACGAAGGTCTCCCTCTGGGATGGCTCCACTAAGGTCGGCGAGGCCACCTTCACCGGTGAGAATCGCACGGCTACCTCGACTCTTACCCAGTCCTTCCGCGTCCCTAAGGACAGCACCAAGCTCATCACCGTCAAGGTTGACCTGAGCACCGTTGGTACTGGCCAGAACGCCACTTCCTCTGGTCACCTCGTGAAGGTTGACTACGATGGCAACGACTCGACGGGTACCCAGGGTACGGGCGTTGAATCCGGCACCACCCTCAACACCGGTTCCTCTTCGGACTCCGACGTTGACGGCATCCGCGTCATGAAGTCCTATCCGGTATTTGCTCGCTTGAGCATCCCGAATAGCGTCCTCAGCACGCAGTCCGGCATGGATCTCTACCGCTTCAGCGTGACCTCTACTGGTCAGGCCGGCAGCGACGGAGTCTCCATCTACAAGTTCACGGTCAACGTCTCGACTTCGTCCACTCCGTCTGGAACTTCTTCCACGACCGTGACGAACCTCAAGATCATGGCCTACACCGATAGCTCGTTCAGCTCGGCAGTCTCTGGCTTCACCACTTCTGGTCAGGTCAACACGACTATCGCCGGACTCGTCTCGAGCGGTGCTAACGATGTGCTTGTAACGGGCGCTTCCTCTGGCTACTTCCGCATCCCGACTGGCAGCACCTACTACTTCAAGGTACAGGGTGATGTCACTCTCACGGGCGGCGTAACCAGCGGTCAGGTCATCACTAAGATCGATGGAGATGCGGCATACCCGTCTCTCGCCGCTCTCATGGATGACGCTGTGGCAATCGATGCGGATGGCAATGACGACTTCGTCTGGTCTCCGAACTCGACCACCACGTCTGCTACGACTGGCAACGACTGGACCAACGGATACTTTGTCTCGGGCCTTCCGTCCGACAACATGGATTCCGTCACCATCTCCAAGTAA
- a CDS encoding DNA translocase FtsK codes for MARANSKQDKQEKLDAAPPFKNPWSSLKEGTRRGIAAVLYGSATIFFLLAALSLAGVAGNEAYSLLSYLLGYGYFLLPILSLFLTVSYARTKREEPIGLKAFGSVLFVISGLGVAALLSPEAGGIVGSSIASPLQSAFDFYASAVILGAALLVSVFILFELSFPEVAFSGFSNPFKKKGANEDELLAPLESEQYEDAPLPEERPEATEEPQEEAARPTPVVASEASGDKIEGYNFKITSSFGTPFVPPPLTLLEKDRGKPAVGDVKANGNIIKRTLQNFGIVVEMDEISIGPSVTRYALKPAEGVKLSRIVALQNDLSLALAAHPIRIEAPIPGKSLVGVEIPNSVKATVGLSGLLSNEEFQKSDKPLLVALGKGVSGKFHYANIAKMPHGLIAGATGSGKSVTIHVVVTSLLFRNSPENLRFIMIDPKRVELTLYNKIPHLLTPVITDAKKAIQALKWAAKEMDRRYDILETESVRDIESYHKNVQKGTTKMKKDGPESAGPEPMPYIVIIIDELADIMQAYPRELESSIVRLAQMSRAVGIHLLLSTQRPSVNVITGLIKANVPARIALQVASQIDSRTILDMAGAEKLLGAGDMLYLSGEMSQPQRIQSPYISEDEVKKVVKFLAETYKDEVPNEINLGGPAAATEGGIFASMVSDDDVDDDMYEDARETVISAGKASTSYLQRKLGVGYARAARLMDILEEKGVIGPGSGSKPRDVLIKSGNATSSSEVPEEI; via the coding sequence ATGGCCAGGGCCAACTCTAAGCAAGATAAGCAGGAGAAGCTCGATGCAGCTCCCCCGTTCAAGAACCCCTGGAGCTCTCTTAAAGAGGGTACTCGTCGCGGCATCGCCGCCGTGCTCTACGGCTCCGCGACCATCTTCTTCCTTCTTGCCGCCCTCTCGCTCGCGGGCGTAGCCGGGAACGAGGCCTACTCCCTCCTCTCATATCTCTTAGGTTACGGATACTTCCTCCTCCCCATCCTTTCTCTCTTCCTGACCGTCTCCTACGCCCGCACCAAGCGGGAAGAGCCCATCGGCCTCAAGGCCTTCGGCTCCGTCCTCTTCGTCATCTCAGGTCTTGGTGTTGCCGCCCTCCTCTCCCCGGAAGCCGGTGGCATCGTGGGCAGCTCCATTGCCTCCCCTCTCCAGAGCGCCTTCGATTTCTACGCGAGCGCGGTAATCCTCGGCGCAGCACTCCTCGTCTCCGTTTTCATACTCTTCGAACTCTCCTTCCCTGAAGTAGCCTTCTCAGGCTTCAGCAACCCGTTCAAGAAAAAAGGAGCGAACGAAGACGAACTCCTCGCTCCTCTTGAAAGTGAGCAGTATGAGGATGCGCCGCTACCAGAAGAACGACCGGAAGCTACCGAAGAACCTCAGGAAGAAGCTGCTCGCCCGACCCCAGTAGTCGCGAGCGAAGCCTCGGGCGACAAGATCGAGGGTTACAATTTTAAGATCACCAGCTCCTTCGGCACTCCTTTCGTGCCGCCACCTTTGACCCTCCTCGAGAAGGATCGCGGCAAGCCAGCAGTCGGCGACGTGAAGGCGAACGGCAACATCATCAAGCGCACCCTCCAGAACTTCGGCATCGTGGTGGAGATGGATGAGATCTCCATCGGTCCATCGGTGACTCGCTATGCGCTGAAGCCCGCAGAGGGCGTGAAGCTCTCCCGCATCGTCGCGCTCCAGAACGACCTCTCACTCGCGCTCGCCGCACACCCCATCCGTATCGAAGCGCCGATCCCGGGTAAATCTCTGGTGGGTGTAGAGATTCCTAATAGCGTAAAGGCGACCGTCGGTCTCTCCGGTCTCCTCTCTAACGAAGAGTTCCAGAAGTCGGACAAGCCGCTCTTGGTAGCCCTCGGCAAAGGCGTCTCCGGCAAGTTCCACTACGCCAACATCGCCAAGATGCCTCACGGCCTCATCGCCGGCGCTACCGGCTCCGGCAAATCCGTGACCATTCACGTAGTGGTCACCTCCCTCCTCTTCCGCAATTCCCCAGAGAACCTGCGCTTCATCATGATTGACCCGAAGCGCGTGGAGCTTACGTTGTACAACAAGATCCCCCACCTGCTCACTCCAGTCATCACGGATGCAAAGAAAGCCATCCAAGCGCTCAAATGGGCAGCCAAGGAGATGGATCGCCGCTACGACATCCTGGAAACAGAGAGCGTGCGCGATATCGAGAGTTATCATAAGAACGTGCAGAAAGGCACCACGAAGATGAAGAAGGATGGCCCAGAATCCGCCGGTCCCGAGCCTATGCCCTACATCGTAATCATCATCGACGAGCTCGCCGACATCATGCAGGCCTACCCACGCGAACTCGAATCCTCTATCGTGCGCCTCGCTCAGATGAGCCGTGCGGTGGGTATCCATCTCCTGCTCTCCACCCAGCGCCCCTCAGTGAACGTCATCACCGGCCTCATCAAAGCGAACGTCCCCGCTCGTATCGCCCTCCAGGTAGCCTCCCAGATCGACTCCCGCACCATCCTCGATATGGCAGGCGCCGAGAAGCTCCTTGGCGCGGGCGATATGCTCTACCTCTCGGGCGAGATGTCCCAGCCACAGCGTATCCAGTCCCCCTACATTTCTGAGGACGAGGTGAAGAAGGTGGTGAAGTTCCTCGCAGAGACATACAAGGATGAAGTGCCGAACGAGATCAATCTCGGTGGCCCTGCTGCTGCCACTGAAGGCGGGATATTCGCCTCCATGGTCTCTGATGACGACGTGGACGACGACATGTACGAGGACGCTCGAGAGACGGTCATCTCCGCCGGCAAAGCCTCTACTTCCTACCTCCAGCGCAAGCTCGGCGTGGGTTACGCCAGGGCTGCCCGCCTCATGGATATCCTCGAAGAGAAAGGTGTCATCGGCCCTGGCTCTGGCTCCAAGCCCCGCGACGTACTCATCAAGTCCGGGAACGCTACTTCCTCCTCCGAAGTCCCTGAAGAGATATGA
- the recA gene encoding recombinase RecA, with the protein MQKNKKEKKEKEAVGMSGIEDTLRSIRTKFGEESIMKLGDKPRVDVEAVPTGSIGLDAALGIGGLPRGRIVEIFGPESSGKTTLALHVVAEAQKRGGICAYIDAEHAMDPEYAKKLGVNIEHLLISQPDTGEQALEIVESLVRSAKLDVIVIDSVAALTPKDEIEGDMGAQHVGKQARLMSQALRKLTAIVARSKTIIIFINQIRMQIGVMFGNPETTPGGKALKFYASVRLDIRRIASIKKGDEVMGGRARVKVVKNKVAAPFRQTEFDLMYGEGISKEGEMLALGEKFNIIQKSGASYKYGNEAIGRGYDAARTFLKENPKISKEILEEIKKKLQEEGATAAGGSED; encoded by the coding sequence ATGCAGAAAAATAAGAAAGAAAAGAAGGAGAAGGAAGCAGTAGGAATGTCCGGCATCGAGGACACCCTACGCTCTATCCGCACCAAGTTCGGCGAAGAATCCATCATGAAGCTCGGCGACAAGCCGCGCGTAGACGTGGAAGCCGTCCCCACCGGCTCCATCGGGCTCGATGCAGCCCTCGGCATCGGCGGTCTCCCCCGCGGACGCATTGTGGAGATCTTTGGCCCCGAGAGTTCCGGCAAGACCACTCTCGCTCTCCATGTGGTAGCAGAAGCGCAGAAGCGCGGCGGCATCTGCGCCTACATCGACGCAGAGCACGCCATGGATCCGGAGTACGCTAAGAAGCTCGGCGTGAACATCGAGCACCTCCTCATCTCCCAGCCGGACACCGGCGAGCAGGCGCTCGAGATCGTAGAGAGCCTAGTACGCTCGGCCAAGCTCGACGTCATCGTCATCGACTCCGTAGCGGCCCTCACCCCCAAAGACGAGATCGAGGGTGACATGGGCGCGCAGCACGTGGGCAAGCAGGCTCGCCTCATGTCCCAGGCGCTGCGCAAGCTCACCGCCATCGTGGCACGCAGCAAGACCATCATCATCTTCATCAACCAGATCCGCATGCAGATCGGCGTAATGTTCGGCAACCCCGAGACTACCCCAGGCGGCAAGGCGCTTAAATTCTACGCCTCCGTGCGTCTCGATATCCGCCGTATCGCCTCGATCAAGAAGGGCGATGAAGTCATGGGCGGCCGCGCGCGTGTGAAGGTAGTCAAGAACAAAGTGGCTGCTCCATTCCGTCAGACCGAGTTCGACCTCATGTACGGAGAAGGTATCTCCAAAGAGGGCGAAATGCTCGCGCTCGGTGAGAAGTTCAACATCATCCAGAAGTCCGGCGCCTCCTACAAGTACGGGAATGAAGCCATCGGCCGCGGCTATGATGCTGCACGCACCTTCCTCAAGGAGAATCCCAAGATAAGCAAAGAGATTCTGGAAGAGATCAAGAAGAAATTACAGGAAGAAGGAGCGACCGCAGCAGGAGGATCGGAGGATTAA
- a CDS encoding lmo0937 family membrane protein, translating to MLITIAALLLILWFLGVIGTYSIGWFVHLLLVAAIVMFLIRVIQGENPLK from the coding sequence ATGCTTATCACCATCGCCGCCCTCCTCCTCATCCTCTGGTTCCTTGGCGTCATTGGCACCTACTCCATCGGCTGGTTCGTGCACCTCCTCCTCGTGGCTGCGATCGTCATGTTCCTCATCCGGGTCATCCAAGGAGAGAATCCGTTGAAATAA